The Deltaproteobacteria bacterium genome includes the window GCGGCCCTGATGACCTTCGGTTTTCATCATATCGAGGATACCCGAAAGGAACGGTTCCTGAAGCATGTTCGCGGACTTCTCAGGGACAGGGGTGTCTTCATCGTCGGCGACTATGTGATTCCCCCGTATGAAAACGAGGACGAGTTCGGGAAAGCCGCCACTGACTTTTACGCGCGGCGCGTGTCCTACCTGGGGGAGCATCGGCTCGTTTCCGATAGATATATTAATGAAATCAAAAAGTTTTGTGTTTCCTCAGCCGTCCACGAAGAATTTAAGATCGATTACCGCCGGACGGTGGATACCTTCGAAAGAAGCGGGTTCGAAAAACTGAAGGAGATCAAGACGTGGCCGGATGTCGATGTGTACGGTCATGAGCGGGTGGGGGATTATGTCTTCGTCTTCAGAAGGAAATGACCCTCCCTCGTGGCGATCTTCGAGATGCCCCGGAGAAATCTTCTGGCATTTCATGGGGAGGGTGGTACAATATGAACGTCGAATACCGGCAGTGAAAGAAAGGAGGAACGCGTTATGGCGGAAAAGAAATTAAACCTTCTTGATTTCCTGGTATTCCTGGTGACCCCCGAAGATTCGACGGAACGGTATCCTAATCCCGTGTTTGGCAGGTCTGACCCCGCTCTTGTGTATCTGCCAGGATATCAACAGGTTATGAAAACGGTTTTCTGGGTATTGGTCTCCGTCGCCTTTTCAGTGATGATTTCACAACTTCGTTAGAGCCCGTCATCCCGTTCATTGCCGCTCATGGACCTTGCAACGCTGCGAAGCTACCTTCAGAACAAGAGAAATGCCGTGGAGGACTATCCCTTTGGACCGGAATATATGGTCTTCAAGGTGGGAGGGAGGATGTTCGCCCTGGTGGCTGCAACGATCGACCCTCTTCGAATGAACCTGAAGTGCCGTCCCGAAGACGCCGTCGTTCTCCGTGATATCTATGAGGCGGTAAAGCCCGGCTATCACATGAACAAGCGCCACTGGAACACGGTGGTCCTGGACGGCAGCATTCCGGATG containing:
- a CDS encoding class I SAM-dependent methyltransferase, encoding MKEREYIHREDRAKKYDDLMSPLEFRVLSVVVEELIASRNNRSLKVVDLCCGTGLLAGMLGGTPGISYTGVDMDARFLAAARHRVRHRPGFTFVRADVMTYGSELSFDAALMTFGFHHIEDTRKERFLKHVRGLLRDRGVFIVGDYVIPPYENEDEFGKAATDFYARRVSYLGEHRLVSDRYINEIKKFCVSSAVHEEFKIDYRRTVDTFERSGFEKLKEIKTWPDVDVYGHERVGDYVFVFRRK
- a CDS encoding MmcQ/YjbR family DNA-binding protein, whose protein sequence is MDLATLRSYLQNKRNAVEDYPFGPEYMVFKVGGRMFALVAATIDPLRMNLKCRPEDAVVLRDIYEAVKPGYHMNKRHWNTVVLDGSIPDELVRVLIDDSYELVVEKLPRPVREQIRQASK